The nucleotide sequence CTCATAAAACAGCGATCAATTTTATTTCATACTCTCGCCTTTCAATGTAATATATATTTAAATGTATCATAATATAATATAATATAATATAATATAATATAATATAATATAATATAAACTTATATTAAAAACGACTATCTTCCCAGTAAGCCATTAATTATTCACATACTGATTATTTAAATTTTTCAAAACAGTAGATAACTTTGAAGTAACTTATTCCAATTTTTCCGATCTGTTTAATTGCAAAAAACCAAACTTTTATCATTAAAACCAATACATTTTGAAAGATAACGGATATATGGGGCTAATAAGAAAGCCCCTTGGTATATATCCTACAAGATAGTCAAATAACCAGATTCAATATTCCATATTAAAAATCTTGAAAAAATATCGCTCGATCAAACGGTGTTCGGTAAAGAGAATTTTGTTGATCTATTGTAGTAGCCTGAGAAGACATACCAGAAATAATCCCTATTTGACCAGCCGCAAGATTTCCCGTCATCAGCGTGTTCATATTATATTGGCAAAGCTCTACCTTCCATTTATCTGCCACACTATTATACCACTCAATAATTAATGTTCCGTTATTTGCCGCCAGCAATCCAATACGCCAACGTGACCAAGAATTTTTTGGCCATTCATAACTCAGTGCAACACCAGAATTAGCACTGCCTAGCGTCGGTTGCCCTTTATAAATACCATCTGTTTGTTTACCAACAAAATTGACTGACTGAATCAAATTAGCCTGAAGATTCCAAACCATGACATAAGGCGTCGCCGTGTCAATCGAAGTCCCTAACGAAATGTTTGATGGCATCCATTGAGGCTTACCTTGATATCCCCCAGTCAAATGAATCGCCATATAGCCGTAACCAATATTTTGATATGTACCGCTTGCGCTCGTTTTCTTGGATAGCACACTTACTGAAATGTCAGGATATGGATTACAAAACAGGTCAAGTTCACAATAACAATGTCTGGCATCAACCGGTGTGTCTGTTGCAATCCCGAGACAGTGACCAAATTTAGACAAAGTTTGTGCCTTGAAAGCTTTCCTTCCCCCAACACTGATGATATCCCAAGCGCTAGTCCCGTAACCTGAGTCCTTAAACAACACACCAGCTCTCTGTGTTGTCGCATCTACCCATCGACCTTCAGGATATAAATTTGGTTCCCATACCGTTATTGGAACCGCAGTAGAATTAGACGAACTTTCAATTGAGATTTGACGTTCATGTTGTTCTAATTTCATAACTAAAATATCTCCTATAAAAAATACAATTACACATTAATCTTGTATTTTATACCTCAAATAAGTTCATCTTTAATTCTTAAATAAAGTAATCCACATAAAATCCAACAATATTAAATCCATTAATGAGTTGTTAATATATAGTCTTGCTTATAACCTATCATCAGGATTAATTTAAATAATATAAATTTCCCTATTCACCAGACAGATGATCAATATGATAGAGTTAAATTAGCGTATCTTAATATTATTCTCACCCTATTTCAGTGGTAAAAAAATTCAAACGAAATATTAAATCCCAATCACCAAAAAGGATATATATAAATGAATACATCAAGTTATCTTTTTCTTGGCTCAGAAAATATTAGACACAATCAGAAGTCGTATGAATCTGATATCGGTTATCCCCAGCCTATAAATAACGATTGGCCTGATCTTCCTATTGAATTTCAAAGGCATATTGATGATGTGATTAATTTAAATGGTTTTTTGTATTTTTTTAAAGGCTCACAATATCTTAAATTTGATATCGCAAAAGCAAAAGTGATTGATGGACCAAAACCTATTATAGCAGGATGGCCGGGATTAGCCGGAACGGAATTTGAAAACGGGATAGATGTAGCCATAGAATGGCCCTATGTAGCAAAAATGGGTATGACAGATGTCGTCTGTTTCTTTAAAGGTAGTGATTGTATTGATTATACGGTGAGTTCACATACTGTTAGCAAGAAAACTATCGCAGACAGATGGGGGATAACAGAACAATACTCAGAATTTAGTGAAAATCTGGATACAGCTATTTTATGGATAAATATTGGTAGCCCTTTTCTTTTCCTTTTCAAAGACAATTCGAACATCAGGATTAATCTGAAATCGAATACCATCGATGGTCAAGCACCCATTGGTGCTAATTGGCGGGGTGTGACCTTCAAAAGAGTTCAAGCTGCGGTGCCAATTGATATGGATTTATTAGGCAGCGAGATGGGCAATGACAGTAATACCAATACCTATTTCTTCCTTAATTCAGAAAATATTAAATATAATGATCCATTAAATAACATCGATACCGGTTATCCTCAACCTATCCGTAATAATTGGCCTAATCTGCCTATTGAGTTTCAAAGGCATATTGATGATGTGATTAATTTAAATGGTTCTTTGTATTTCTTTAAAGGCTCGCAATATCTTAAATTTGATATTGCAAAAGCACAAGTGATTGACGGACCAAAACCCATTATAGAGGGATGGCCGGGATTAGCCGGAACGGAATTTGAAAACGGGATAGACGCCGCCACAGAGTGGATAGATGTAAAAGAAGATATCGTTTGTTTCTTTAAAGGCAAGGAATGTATTAATTACACTGTGAGTTCACACACCATTGATAAGAAAAATATCGCAGAAAGATGGAGAATTACCGGAGAATACGCAAAATTTAGTGCAAATTTAGATGCCGCTATTCTATGGCGGAACTCCGGTTATTTTATTTATCTTTTTAAAGGTAATGAGTATCTCCGCTTACATCTCATGTTGAATAGTATGTATGGTGAACCCGAGCTTATTCAAACTAAATGGAAAGGCGTCACTTTCAATAAAATTCAAGCAGCAGTGTCCGTTGATCCCAATGTATTGGGGAGTAATATCAATATAAAATGCGGTGGAACATGTGGGATTAATAATACCGGTAAACACTGCTTTCAATTACCTCAAAGTATTCGATTTGGCCTGACTGCCTACGTAAATAGTGATGTTCATCAACAATCAATCAATGTCTATATCGATGACCGATTGGTCGATACCTTAACCGGTAAAGGAATAAGTCACATAACAGATGTTAGGACCTACACATCAGGTACCGGCAAAGTCTGCATCGAGATGATAGGAGAGGGTAAACCCGGCAAACTCCGTTATGCCTATAACACTCTCGAAGCAAAACCCGGCACAGCCATTATCGGCGCTAACAATGGTTCCAATGACAATTATGATGATAGTGTGGTAGTGTTGAATTGGCCATTATCATGAGACAAAAATATATCGCAGTGATATCTGAAAATAGAAAATCGAGTAAACACATCAAAATGACATTCAAATTAACCATTATTAAGGATGTAAAAAATGAATTCAAACACCTATTTATTTCTTAACTCAGAAAACATTAGATATAACGACTCAGAAGATAAAGCAGACACGAGTTATCCCCAAACTATCAGCAATGATTGGCCTAGTCTCCCTATCGAGTTTCAAAAAGATATTGACGATGTGATTAATTTAAACGGCTCATTATATTTTTTTAAAGGCTCTCAATACCTTAAATTCGATATAGCCAAAGCCTTGGTGATTGATGGGCCAAAACCCATTATTGAGGGATGGCCGGGATTGAAAGGTACCGGATTTGAAAATGGTATCGACGCAGCCACAGAATGGGTGGATACAAAACAAGATGTTGTCTGTTTCTTCAAAGGCAGAGATTGCATCGATTACACCGTCAGTTCACATTCGATTAATAAGAAAACCATTTCAGACCGGTGGGGCACTATCGGGAAATATGCAGGATTTAGTGAAGACCTCAATGCCGTTATTTTATGGAAAAATACCGCCGGCGCTACTATTTACTTTTTCAAGGATAGTTATTACATCCAATACAATACAAAATCTCATGCTATCGATGGTGAACCCTCCTTTATTCAAGCTTACTGGAACGGAGTTACTTTCAAAAAAGTTCAAGCCGCCGTATCGGTTGATATTGATTCGTTAGGTAGTGAGTATAGAAACTGTGGCGGAATATGTGGCAGCACAAATACCGGTAAACACTGTTTCCAGTTACCTCACAATATAAAGCTTAGCCTGTCAGCCTATGGTAATACTGCCCACCAGCAAACGATAAAAGTGTATATTGACGATCAGTTAGTCGATACATTAATCAGCCAAGGTGCCAATAGTGTGTTGGGCTTTAAAAATTACTCATCGAGTACCGGCAAAGTCTGCATTGAAATGATAGGCGACGGCAAGCCCTGCAAACTCCGTTACGCCTATAACACCCTTGACGAAAAACCGGGAACAGCCATTATCGGTGCCAGCAATGGAGGCAATAATAATTACAATGACAGCATAGTCGTGTTAATTTGGTCACAGTCCTGAATAAAAAAGCCAAAATACACTACGCTGGCAACATCAGTAGAGATGACATTTATCAATAAATTAAAGCGGTATTATGCCGCTTTTTTCTGTATATCACGGCAGATATATCGGTAAAATGATACCGTTTTTGCTGATATGAACAGGGTTAAAAACAAAAAAAACATGGCTTACCTTTTCAAGTAACATGATAATAAGCCAAACTCACTCATCCTCCAAATAATCCCCTATCTGATAAAAATTAACTTTTTGATCTTTTCTTTTCCTATCTCCCATTGCTATGAATATTCAACAGTGCAGGAATTCAACCCTATTTTAGGCCCACAAGGGATCAGATAAAAGGCAAGATAACCTGTTGATGGCAATAACCGAATCCTGAAATGACACCAGAAGTTATGCACTAATAGCATAATCGGAGGGGAAGTCATTTCAGGGTAAGTATCAGTTGTTTGAAAGGCAATAACATATTTTCCGAGGAAATGATGGATATGGATAATGTACTTAAATATGGCGATACCGTGACAATATTAAACAGCTACAAGAATTGGAGCGGGGGGTATCTCAGTGTATTTGGCAACGGTAATAAACCCGGAACAAAATATGGCGTGGTAACTGTAGACGCTTCTTTAGCTATTTATGGCGGTGCCTGGCGAATTGAGTCAGCAACAGGAAAATCTGTCGGCAGTGAAATAATCAATAATGATATTATTTTACTGCACAACCTGTATTACTGTGATGGCGGTTATTTACGATATTATGATGTGGTGGAGCAAAATGAACAATTAACCGAAATACATCAAGTCTACACCTCAGATATCCGCAAAAAAGCGGCATTAGAATGGGTTATTTATTGTGAAACCACACCACCAAATGCAAACATCAGAGAAGGCGATAGTATCTCCCTCTATAATCGATGGGGAAATAAAGGTTTTCTTGATACCCATAATCATGCCGGCGATACAGGCTCGTTATATCAAGTCTTCATGTCCAATAATGCGGCCCGTAAAAGCCACACCGGTTTGTGGAAAATGGCAAAGGTGAATGATCCTTGCCCTCCCCCTGATGTGTTGACCAATATCATGCCATTGTGGCGTAAGATGCGGTAATAACGACTCACTTTATCGCTCAAGACAGATACTCGCCCAATGCGACATAAGTATCTCCATAATTTTCGTCAAAAATGGAATGGTATTGATATTCAGTATGCTTTCAACTTTTCTATCGCCGGGCTCAATGCCCGGCGGAGGAATGAAGAATATGATTCTATTGCGCTGTAACAGGCGATTATTAATCTGAATACCGCGTTCGATAACTTCTTTAATCCGAATTTAATCCGAAGTTGCGGGCAAAGTTTCCAACGTTTAAACGTCAACATGGAAAACAGTCAAATCATCATTGTGTTGGCGTGAAGGTACTGGATAATGCGATTAAACAAACGCGACTGGCAGTGTCCGATATGCCAAATTGAGCCTGATCGTGCTTGTCATACTCCAGCGGCGGCCTTTGAAGTGGGAAGCTTCTCGCGATAGGATGAGGAGCAGTCACCAAGATTAAACTTATTACCAACAAATAAGTGACCCACTGTCGCCAAGAAATAGCGACCACAACGACGCCCAAGGTGATAATCCCGACTCAGCGCTGGCAAACGGCTGCCTAATGCACTGGCAGTTAATGGTGCAGGCGGATAAATTTCAAAAATCTGCACATCATCAGGTGGATTTTCAATAAATTTCTGGGTGTGGTGGTAGCTTTTCGCATGTTGTTGTAGCATCCGTACCATCTTTTGCAGACCACTATCTCCCAACCAACGTTCCATTCGTTGCATCCAATCAGGCGTGTAATAGAGCTGTGAAGGGACCGTACGGATCACCACGATGGTATCTGCACCACGCCGATACGCCTCTTCTACTGGAATCGCATCACTGATGCCACCATCATAATAAACAACATCATTGATCGTCACACCATTGCGATAAAACCCAGGAATGGCACTTGATGCCTTAATCACTTCCAGCCAATTATTCTCATCAGGCTGGAAATAGGTAGGTTCAAAATTATCTGAACGACATGCGCACATGTAAAACTCACATCCAGCCTCAAATTTGCGTAAAGCTGTCGGGATATCCAATGGCAGTTCCTGTGAAGCGGCCTGCACAAACCAATCTAAATCAACTAAATGACCACCACGTACAAAACGCAAAGGGTTAAAGAAGGCTGGATTAGTTGTATAGCGACTGATCGCTCGCCGGGCATATCCACGCTGTCCACAAATATAAGCTGAAAGGTTCTGAGCGCCTGCCGAAGTGCCAAGCAGCAGATCAAATGGGTTGAATTCAACACGCATAAATTCATCCAGCACACCCGCAGTAAAAATGCCGCGTTGCCCTCCACCTTCACAAACCAGTGCAACCTTTCCAGATTTAATAGACGACTTATATTTATAGGATAATAGATCAATATTCCCCAACGTTATCGGTATACGTTTCCCCACACAGCCCCCAAGAAAATAAATGACGGATAGAGAGCATAACTTGGAAAGTTATTATCCGTCATTATATTATGGTGCTACGTAGCCAATATTTTGATAAAAGTACCCCTGGTGAGGGCGCATATCTGGTTAGTGCTATTCAGTTTAGTACAACGTAAAATTATCTGAATGGAAAACAACCACTCATAACAAAATATATTATTTTTTTATGGTCAGACCGTTTTGAATCGACTTGACCCCTTTCACTTTAGAGATAATCTCTATAATTTCTCTGGATTGTTTCTCGCTTTTCACAAAACCAGAAATATAGACAACTCTCCTCTCTGTTTTTACTGAGATATCACTACTGTTGATCCCTTTTGCTGCCAACAACTCACTTTTAATCTTCGCTGTGGTCGCACTATCACCCATATAACCATCGATGTTTTTCATTGAATCATCGATTTTCTGACCAGCACTGTCGAGTGCTTGTGTCGCTTTATTTTTAAAAGACTCCTCCGCCAGTACACTATTGCTAACGATAGCAGTACCCAAGGCAATAGCCACCAACAAATGGGCCAATTTAACATTCTTCATCCTATACCTTCCTTAATTGCCGGTTAGATTTCTGAATCTATAAAGCCATTCAAACCGTTTTTACGCAGTGTGCTTTTACACAGGTGTTTTTACACAATGCATCTTTACACAATGTATCTTTACACAATGTATCTAAGTAGAATCGTAATCTAAGCAGAATCACAATCTACATTAGAATTAAAAACAGGTTATCACTCCCAATAGCTGAGAGGCTAAATCGGGAAATAAGCACATCAATACAGCAAAGACCGAGGAAATAGTAACAGGAAAATAAAGCAAAGTGCTATAAAATAAGATGGATCTTACCCGACTAAATTATAAATTATTCTTGTGTTACATATATTTTTGTAAAGAAAAAGGCTAACTTGTTGTTAGCCTTAAAAATATTAATGTTCCCGTGTTTTACGGAAATTGATGTCAGGATAACGTTCACGGGTCAAATTTAGGTTAACCATCGTTGGGGCAATATAGGTCAGATTATCACCACCATCGAGCGCCAGATTTTGCTCACTCTTACGCTTAAACTCTTCCAGCTTCTTAGCATCATGACACTCAACCCAACGCGCTGTTGAGACATTTACTGGTTCATATAAAGCTTCAACGTTGTATTCGCTTTTTAAACGGGCAACAACCACATCAAACTGGAGAATACCAACGGCTCCCACAATCAAATCGTTATTTGCCAGTGGACGAAATACCTGTACAGCACCTTCCTCAGATAATTGAACCAATCCTTTCAGCAGCTGTTTCTGTTTCAGAGGATCACGCAAGCGAATACGACGGAATAATTCCGGCGCAAAGTTAGGAATGCCGGTAAATTTCAGATCTTCCCCTTGAGTAAAGGTATCACCAATCTGAATTGTCCCGTGGTTATGCAAACCGATAATATCTCCCGGATAGGCATGATCCACATGAGAACGATCACCCGCCATAAATGTCAGCGCATCAGCAATCACCACATCTTTCTTAATTCTTACCTGATGCAGCTTCATGCCTTTTTCATATTGACCTGACACCACACGCAAGAAAGCCACACGGTCACGG is from Photorhabdus laumondii subsp. laumondii and encodes:
- a CDS encoding BON domain-containing protein — translated: MKNVKLAHLLVAIALGTAIVSNSVLAEESFKNKATQALDSAGQKIDDSMKNIDGYMGDSATTAKIKSELLAAKGINSSDISVKTERRVVYISGFVKSEKQSREIIEIISKVKGVKSIQNGLTIKK
- the ppxB gene encoding photopexin PpxB; its protein translation is MNSNTYLFLNSENIRYNDSEDKADTSYPQTISNDWPSLPIEFQKDIDDVINLNGSLYFFKGSQYLKFDIAKALVIDGPKPIIEGWPGLKGTGFENGIDAATEWVDTKQDVVCFFKGRDCIDYTVSSHSINKKTISDRWGTIGKYAGFSEDLNAVILWKNTAGATIYFFKDSYYIQYNTKSHAIDGEPSFIQAYWNGVTFKKVQAAVSVDIDSLGSEYRNCGGICGSTNTGKHCFQLPHNIKLSLSAYGNTAHQQTIKVYIDDQLVDTLISQGANSVLGFKNYSSSTGKVCIEMIGDGKPCKLRYAYNTLDEKPGTAIIGASNGGNNNYNDSIVVLIWSQS
- a CDS encoding fucose-binding lectin II, which encodes MNTSSYLFLGSENIRHNQKSYESDIGYPQPINNDWPDLPIEFQRHIDDVINLNGFLYFFKGSQYLKFDIAKAKVIDGPKPIIAGWPGLAGTEFENGIDVAIEWPYVAKMGMTDVVCFFKGSDCIDYTVSSHTVSKKTIADRWGITEQYSEFSENLDTAILWINIGSPFLFLFKDNSNIRINLKSNTIDGQAPIGANWRGVTFKRVQAAVPIDMDLLGSEMGNDSNTNTYFFLNSENIKYNDPLNNIDTGYPQPIRNNWPNLPIEFQRHIDDVINLNGSLYFFKGSQYLKFDIAKAQVIDGPKPIIEGWPGLAGTEFENGIDAATEWIDVKEDIVCFFKGKECINYTVSSHTIDKKNIAERWRITGEYAKFSANLDAAILWRNSGYFIYLFKGNEYLRLHLMLNSMYGEPELIQTKWKGVTFNKIQAAVSVDPNVLGSNINIKCGGTCGINNTGKHCFQLPQSIRFGLTAYVNSDVHQQSINVYIDDRLVDTLTGKGISHITDVRTYTSGTGKVCIEMIGEGKPGKLRYAYNTLEAKPGTAIIGANNGSNDNYDDSVVVLNWPLS